In Rothia mucilaginosa, one genomic interval encodes:
- a CDS encoding DUF6318 family protein — translation MLSPSSSTRSAASRLLSRRTLLLGGAVSLMAGCASDIRPLSEEAKAKVGSPTPSASASPSASSSASATATSSASASANATSSSSSAARVPVSEDALVEGWQKYPGPLKLTGEYMGEYQPATASSPAKNVPKPLKSVPHREEPTFQGAYETLRAYYSAQIAALKDGRYADQAIELTYPADKSAIDEVKAVKELYEKNGWYMEFTCSISMRNTEPDSAVKDGDGYVEILVDSQYSATAIHQPDGTERKVPAITQVSVSHIMLYTEGKWWRISTGYLDERFAGGKGSSGSSGSGSSSSGGSGSAGSSGSSSSGRGSTKV, via the coding sequence ATGCTCTCACCCTCTTCGAGCACCCGTTCCGCCGCTTCCCGCCTCCTAAGCCGCCGTACCCTGCTGCTCGGTGGCGCGGTTTCCCTCATGGCTGGTTGCGCCTCCGATATTCGCCCGCTGAGCGAAGAAGCAAAAGCTAAGGTAGGCTCCCCCACCCCTTCCGCGAGCGCTTCGCCCTCTGCATCTAGTTCGGCATCTGCTACCGCTACTTCCTCCGCGAGTGCTTCGGCAAATGCCACAAGCAGCTCGTCCAGCGCGGCACGCGTACCCGTCTCCGAGGATGCGCTGGTCGAGGGCTGGCAGAAGTACCCCGGACCCCTGAAGCTGACCGGCGAGTACATGGGCGAGTACCAGCCGGCAACTGCTTCTTCCCCGGCGAAGAACGTACCCAAGCCCCTCAAGAGCGTTCCGCACCGTGAGGAGCCGACCTTCCAGGGCGCCTACGAGACGTTGCGTGCCTACTACAGCGCCCAGATCGCCGCACTCAAGGACGGTCGCTACGCGGATCAGGCGATTGAGCTGACCTACCCGGCTGATAAGAGCGCCATTGATGAGGTCAAGGCGGTCAAGGAACTGTACGAGAAGAACGGCTGGTACATGGAGTTCACATGCAGCATTTCCATGCGGAATACCGAACCGGACAGTGCAGTGAAGGACGGTGACGGCTACGTAGAAATCTTGGTGGACTCCCAGTATTCTGCCACCGCCATCCATCAGCCGGATGGCACCGAACGCAAGGTTCCGGCGATTACTCAGGTATCCGTTTCGCACATCATGCTCTACACCGAGGGTAAGTGGTGGCGCATTAGTACCGGCTATCTGGACGAGCGTTTTGCTGGAGGCAAGGGCTCTTCCGGCTCTTCTGGCTCCGGTTCTTCTAGTTCTGGAGGTTCCGGCTCTGCCGGTTCTAGCGGTTCTTCATCCTC
- the ileS gene encoding isoleucine--tRNA ligase, giving the protein MSHVYPKASAFEAAGSGVTASPKFPALEEAVLDYWKKDNTFAASVENRPAGENGENEFVFYDGPPFANGLPHYGHLLTGYAKDLVARYQTQRGHKVERRFGWDTHGLPAELEAMKQLGMTDKREILEMGIDNFNDAARASVLKYTNEWEKYVTRQARWVDFENDYKTLNVEYMESVIWAFKRLYDKGLTYQGFRVLPYCWKDETPLSNHELRMDDDVYKDRQDQTVTVAFRLTADTALGADEKVAAELDGVEALAWTTTPWTLPTNQALAVGPEIEYSVVPGAGKFEGRSFLIASELLGSYAKDLGYEGDQPEQDAAAAVTARYTGSQLEHVRYTPLWDYFADTEKWGTETSWQILVADYVTTGDGTGIVHQAPAYGEDDQKVCEGYGIPVILSLDEGAKFLNLFAEPTASGSTALAEIAGVQAFDANRTIINALKADDVLIREKSYVHSYPHCWRCRTPLIYRAITSWYVKVTDFKDRMYELNKQINWIPENVKYGQFGKWVENARDWSISRNRFWGSPIPVWVSDDPNYPRMDVYGSLEELKADFGRLPLNKDGEPDLHRPYIDELTRPNPDDPTGKSTMRRVEDVLDVWFDSGSMPYAQVHYPFENQEWFENHYPADFIVEYIGQTRGWFYVLHVLATALFDRPAFKNVISHGIVLGSDGQKMSKSLRNYPDVSEVLDRDGSDAMRWFLMSSPILRGGNLIVTEQGIREGVRQVMLPLWNVYHFFALYANAANNGEGYSAKLKYDSQHVMDRFILGKTRELIEQVTAAMDSYDIWNACESLRQYADALTNWYVRRSRERFFNEDTDAFDTLYTALVTVSKVAASLLPLSSEEIYRGLTGERSVHLADWPEASAFADESDLLALMQTVREVCSAGSALRKEKKIRVRQPLQKMTVAIAPEQFAALGTAFGEKGAEYFANIVEDELNLRQVELVSADTVDPADYGISQQLKVNARAAGPRLGKQVQVAIKASKSGDWTVTEDGTVLVGVAALDGGLALEEGEYELATVVAADAEGAEHTAAAVLPGGFLVLNIELTDELVAEGIARDTIRAIQQARKDADLNVADRINLSIAAPEETLAALRANEALVTGETLAVSLQLSEAAELSISVAKA; this is encoded by the coding sequence ATGTCCCATGTATACCCCAAGGCGAGCGCCTTCGAAGCCGCAGGAAGCGGCGTCACCGCATCGCCTAAGTTCCCCGCACTTGAAGAAGCAGTCCTCGACTACTGGAAGAAGGACAACACCTTCGCCGCATCCGTCGAGAACCGCCCCGCAGGCGAAAACGGCGAAAACGAATTCGTCTTCTACGACGGCCCTCCCTTCGCTAACGGCCTGCCCCACTACGGCCACCTGCTCACCGGCTACGCCAAGGACCTCGTCGCACGCTACCAGACTCAGCGCGGCCACAAGGTAGAACGCCGTTTCGGCTGGGACACCCACGGCCTGCCCGCAGAACTCGAGGCCATGAAGCAGCTCGGCATGACCGACAAGCGCGAAATCCTCGAAATGGGCATCGACAACTTCAACGACGCTGCCCGCGCATCCGTGCTCAAGTACACCAACGAGTGGGAAAAGTACGTCACCCGCCAGGCACGCTGGGTCGACTTCGAAAACGACTACAAGACCCTGAACGTCGAGTACATGGAGTCCGTCATCTGGGCGTTCAAGCGCCTCTACGATAAGGGCCTGACCTACCAGGGCTTCCGCGTGCTGCCCTACTGCTGGAAGGACGAGACCCCTCTCTCCAACCACGAGCTGCGCATGGACGACGACGTGTACAAGGACCGCCAGGACCAGACCGTCACCGTCGCATTTCGCCTCACCGCAGACACCGCCCTCGGTGCTGACGAGAAGGTTGCCGCAGAACTCGACGGCGTCGAAGCACTCGCATGGACCACCACCCCCTGGACTCTGCCCACCAACCAGGCGCTCGCCGTTGGACCCGAGATTGAATACTCCGTCGTACCCGGCGCAGGCAAGTTCGAGGGCCGCTCCTTCCTGATTGCCTCCGAGCTGCTCGGCTCCTACGCTAAGGACCTCGGCTACGAAGGCGACCAGCCCGAACAGGACGCAGCTGCAGCCGTCACCGCACGCTACACCGGCTCCCAGCTCGAGCACGTGCGCTACACCCCGCTCTGGGATTACTTCGCAGACACCGAAAAGTGGGGCACCGAAACCTCCTGGCAGATCCTCGTCGCCGACTACGTCACCACCGGTGACGGTACCGGCATCGTCCACCAGGCACCCGCCTACGGTGAAGACGACCAGAAGGTCTGTGAAGGTTACGGCATCCCCGTGATCCTCTCCCTCGACGAAGGCGCAAAGTTCCTGAACCTCTTCGCCGAGCCCACTGCCTCCGGCTCCACCGCCCTGGCTGAGATTGCAGGCGTGCAGGCATTCGACGCGAACCGCACCATCATCAACGCCCTCAAGGCAGATGACGTGCTGATCCGCGAGAAGTCCTACGTGCACTCCTACCCGCACTGCTGGCGCTGCCGCACCCCGCTCATCTACCGTGCAATCACCTCCTGGTACGTGAAGGTCACCGACTTCAAGGACCGCATGTACGAGCTGAACAAGCAGATCAACTGGATCCCCGAAAACGTGAAGTACGGCCAGTTCGGCAAGTGGGTTGAAAACGCACGCGACTGGTCCATCTCCCGTAACCGCTTCTGGGGCTCCCCGATTCCCGTGTGGGTTTCGGATGACCCGAACTACCCGCGCATGGACGTGTACGGCTCCCTCGAAGAGCTCAAGGCAGACTTCGGCCGCCTGCCCCTGAACAAGGACGGCGAACCCGATCTGCACCGCCCGTACATCGACGAGCTGACCCGCCCGAACCCGGACGACCCGACCGGCAAGTCCACCATGCGCCGCGTGGAAGACGTGCTCGACGTCTGGTTCGACTCCGGCTCCATGCCCTACGCACAGGTGCACTACCCCTTCGAGAACCAGGAATGGTTCGAGAACCACTACCCGGCAGACTTCATCGTCGAGTACATCGGTCAGACCCGCGGCTGGTTCTACGTGCTGCACGTGTTGGCGACCGCGCTCTTCGATCGCCCCGCGTTCAAGAACGTCATCAGCCACGGTATTGTGCTCGGCTCGGACGGCCAGAAGATGTCCAAGTCCCTGCGCAACTACCCGGACGTCTCCGAGGTCCTCGACCGCGACGGCTCCGACGCAATGCGCTGGTTCCTGATGTCCTCCCCGATCCTGCGCGGCGGCAACCTGATCGTGACCGAGCAGGGCATCCGCGAGGGTGTTCGCCAGGTCATGCTGCCGCTGTGGAACGTCTACCACTTCTTCGCCCTGTACGCTAACGCCGCCAACAACGGCGAAGGCTACAGCGCAAAGCTCAAGTACGACTCGCAGCACGTGATGGACCGTTTCATCCTCGGCAAGACCCGTGAACTCATCGAGCAGGTCACCGCAGCGATGGACTCCTACGACATTTGGAACGCCTGCGAATCCCTGCGCCAGTACGCCGACGCACTGACCAACTGGTACGTGCGCCGCTCCCGCGAGCGCTTCTTCAACGAAGACACCGACGCATTCGACACCCTCTACACCGCACTGGTGACCGTGTCGAAGGTCGCCGCGTCCCTGCTGCCGCTCAGCAGCGAGGAAATCTACCGCGGCCTCACCGGTGAACGCTCCGTGCACCTGGCTGACTGGCCCGAGGCATCCGCTTTCGCTGACGAGTCCGACCTGCTGGCTCTCATGCAGACCGTGCGTGAGGTCTGCTCCGCCGGTTCGGCACTGCGCAAGGAAAAGAAGATCCGCGTGCGCCAGCCGCTGCAGAAGATGACCGTGGCAATCGCCCCCGAGCAGTTCGCAGCCCTGGGTACCGCTTTCGGTGAGAAGGGCGCGGAGTACTTCGCGAACATCGTCGAGGACGAGCTGAACCTGCGCCAGGTGGAGCTGGTCAGCGCCGACACCGTCGACCCCGCCGACTACGGCATCTCCCAGCAGCTGAAGGTCAACGCACGTGCGGCAGGCCCGCGCCTGGGCAAGCAGGTGCAGGTTGCTATTAAGGCATCCAAGTCCGGTGACTGGACCGTGACCGAGGACGGTACCGTCCTGGTCGGCGTGGCAGCTCTGGACGGCGGCCTGGCTCTGGAAGAGGGCGAATACGAGCTGGCAACCGTGGTTGCCGCTGACGCTGAGGGTGCTGAGCACACTGCGGCTGCGGTTCTGCCCGGCGGCTTCCTGGTCCTCAACATTGAGCTGACCGACGAGCTGGTTGCCGAGGGTATCGCTCGCGACACCATCCGCGCTATTCAGCAGGCACGTAAGGACGCCGACCTGAACGTTGCGGACCGCATCAACCTGAGCATCGCGGCACCGGAGGAAACTCTGGCAGCTCTGCGCGCCAACGAAGCACTGGTGACCGGCGAAACCCTCGCCGTGTCCCTGCAGCTGAGCGAAGCAGCCGAGCTGAGCATTAGCGTAGCCAAGGCATAA
- a CDS encoding bifunctional folylpolyglutamate synthase/dihydrofolate synthase, with amino-acid sequence MSEKNYPAIPDPEGVERVYGELLARAPENKMAPRLDAVARAVEILGDVHRAAPVIHITGTNGKTSTARMIEALLLGHDLRVGRFTSPHLESVTERICINGAPVPDATFVRIWEEIAPYLQIVDAEMTSRGEPALTFFESVTVLAFAIFADEPVDVVVLEVGIGGTWDSTNVADGVVSVVTPIGLDHTDMLGDTLAEIATEKSGIIKPGGFLISAVQDPEAADVLLASAREKEASFAFEGVEFGVVSRELAVGGQLLTLRGLAGEYPDVPLSLHGAHQAQNAVVALAAVEAFFGGQRQLPEDVVRTAFETVRSPGRLEVVRTEPLTILDAGHNPHGVRASAAALTEAFKLSHLHAVVGILGEKDALGMFETMREEYVDASDGTFRLYLAASDSPRAIAPERLHELALDAGLDEDSIEVFEHLDEAIATAMENALFEQESAGVLITGSITVIGEARTLLAAHEEAKTPGAEAEELPDELPTEGAYAGSAGAASASTLAAAAAAAASAEPDELLDGIMAELGGESAAGSSLEDSLGLPLGDSYTDDFFGDGDSEDDADH; translated from the coding sequence ATGAGCGAGAAGAATTACCCCGCAATTCCCGACCCCGAGGGCGTGGAGCGGGTCTACGGTGAACTGCTGGCGCGAGCACCCGAAAACAAGATGGCACCGCGTCTGGATGCCGTAGCGCGCGCCGTCGAAATCCTCGGCGACGTGCACCGTGCCGCGCCGGTCATCCACATCACCGGCACGAACGGCAAGACCAGCACCGCCCGCATGATTGAGGCGCTGCTGCTCGGCCACGACCTGCGCGTGGGCCGCTTTACCAGCCCGCACCTCGAAAGCGTCACCGAGCGTATCTGCATTAACGGCGCACCCGTACCCGATGCCACCTTCGTGCGTATTTGGGAGGAAATCGCCCCCTACCTGCAGATTGTGGACGCGGAGATGACCTCCCGCGGCGAGCCCGCCCTGACCTTCTTCGAGTCCGTTACCGTGCTCGCCTTCGCGATTTTTGCGGACGAGCCGGTGGATGTGGTGGTGCTGGAGGTCGGTATCGGCGGCACCTGGGACTCCACGAACGTTGCCGACGGCGTGGTTTCCGTGGTCACCCCAATCGGTCTGGACCACACCGATATGCTCGGCGATACCCTCGCCGAGATTGCGACCGAAAAGTCCGGCATTATCAAGCCCGGCGGCTTCCTGATTTCTGCCGTACAGGACCCGGAAGCGGCGGACGTGCTGCTCGCCTCCGCCCGCGAGAAGGAAGCATCCTTCGCCTTCGAGGGCGTGGAGTTCGGCGTGGTCTCCCGTGAGCTTGCGGTCGGCGGTCAGCTGCTGACCCTGCGCGGCCTGGCGGGCGAGTACCCGGATGTGCCGCTGTCCCTGCACGGTGCGCATCAGGCGCAGAACGCCGTGGTGGCTCTCGCCGCCGTGGAGGCGTTCTTCGGTGGCCAGCGTCAGCTGCCCGAGGACGTGGTGCGTACCGCGTTTGAGACGGTGCGCTCGCCGGGCCGTCTGGAGGTTGTGCGCACCGAGCCGCTGACCATCCTGGACGCGGGCCATAACCCGCACGGTGTGCGCGCGTCCGCGGCTGCGCTGACTGAGGCGTTCAAGCTGTCGCACCTGCACGCTGTGGTCGGCATCCTGGGCGAGAAGGATGCCCTGGGCATGTTTGAGACCATGCGCGAAGAGTACGTGGACGCTTCGGACGGCACGTTCCGCCTGTACTTGGCGGCGTCGGATTCGCCGCGTGCGATTGCGCCGGAGCGTCTGCATGAGCTGGCGCTGGATGCGGGCCTGGACGAAGACTCGATCGAGGTGTTTGAGCACCTGGACGAGGCGATTGCCACCGCCATGGAGAACGCCCTCTTTGAGCAGGAGTCGGCGGGAGTACTGATTACCGGTTCGATTACGGTCATTGGTGAGGCGCGTACCCTGCTGGCGGCGCATGAGGAGGCGAAGACCCCCGGCGCTGAGGCTGAGGAGCTGCCGGATGAGCTGCCCACCGAGGGTGCCTATGCGGGTTCTGCGGGTGCGGCGTCGGCTTCGACTCTGGCTGCCGCGGCGGCTGCGGCTGCCTCCGCTGAGCCGGATGAGCTGCTGGACGGCATCATGGCTGAGCTGGGCGGCGAGTCTGCGGCGGGTTCTTCGCTGGAGGATTCGCTGGGCCTGCCGCTGGGTGACTCGTACACCGATGATTTCTTTGGTGATGGTGATTCCGAGGACGACGCGGATCACTAA
- a CDS encoding TenA family protein — MPAPFTDLIGTDSFTESLRQENLATWLSATNHRFVAELFDGSIAPQVMAGYLVQDYRFLDTFLALIGGAITNADTLAGRLRLSKFAGEIAGDENTYFLRCFETLGVTEHQRESMPDTEATTGFKRLFLDAAASGSYAAILSVLVVCEGLYLDWASKAPAKRPDSFVHHEWITLHDYPEFRELVDFLRRELDRVGPSDAQRAREFFSRAVELEQLFFDESYTHPLP, encoded by the coding sequence ATGCCCGCACCCTTCACCGATTTGATCGGCACCGATTCGTTCACCGAGTCCCTACGCCAGGAGAACCTCGCCACCTGGCTTTCCGCCACGAATCACCGTTTTGTTGCTGAGCTTTTTGACGGCTCGATTGCCCCGCAGGTCATGGCGGGGTACCTGGTGCAGGACTACCGCTTCCTCGATACCTTCCTCGCCCTGATTGGTGGCGCGATCACTAACGCCGATACTCTCGCGGGCCGCCTGCGCCTCTCCAAGTTCGCGGGTGAAATCGCCGGTGACGAGAACACTTACTTCCTGCGCTGCTTTGAGACTCTGGGCGTGACCGAGCATCAGCGTGAATCCATGCCCGATACGGAGGCGACCACCGGCTTCAAGCGCCTCTTCCTGGATGCGGCGGCAAGCGGTAGCTACGCGGCAATCCTGTCGGTGCTGGTGGTGTGCGAGGGCCTGTATCTGGATTGGGCGTCCAAGGCTCCCGCCAAGCGCCCCGATTCTTTTGTGCACCACGAGTGGATCACCCTGCACGACTACCCGGAGTTCCGTGAACTGGTTGATTTCCTGCGCCGCGAACTGGACCGTGTGGGCCCGTCGGATGCGCAGCGCGCCCGCGAGTTCTTTAGCCGCGCGGTGGAGCTGGAGCAGCTGTTCTTTGACGAGTCGTACACCCACCCGCTGCCCTAA
- a CDS encoding vitamin K epoxide reductase family protein: protein MSTAASSTTEPTRAEKEAQHGHAGTPGSYSDRQLGFWLVGAGLIALISSAILVYERLQIYIDAGHSTVCDINALLSCGTVMRTPQAEAFGFPNPFIGLVGFSIVVTIGAAIMAGAQFKKWFWVCMNIGLAAATAFIMWLWYQTTFQINALCLFCMIVWVMTITLFVKTTVRNISAGVIPASQSMRESARGWSWFAISLWLILIFGIIVIRFFEVIVNMMR, encoded by the coding sequence ATGAGTACCGCCGCATCGAGTACTACCGAGCCCACCCGCGCTGAAAAAGAAGCGCAGCACGGGCACGCGGGAACCCCGGGCAGCTACTCAGACCGACAGCTCGGATTCTGGTTGGTTGGCGCCGGCCTAATCGCACTCATTTCTTCAGCGATTCTGGTGTACGAGCGCCTGCAGATTTACATTGATGCCGGCCACTCCACGGTCTGCGATATCAACGCCCTGCTCAGCTGCGGCACGGTGATGCGCACCCCGCAGGCGGAAGCTTTCGGCTTCCCGAACCCGTTCATTGGTCTGGTGGGCTTCTCGATTGTGGTGACTATCGGTGCCGCGATCATGGCGGGTGCACAGTTCAAGAAGTGGTTCTGGGTCTGCATGAACATTGGTCTGGCTGCGGCAACCGCGTTCATCATGTGGCTGTGGTACCAGACGACGTTCCAGATTAACGCTCTGTGCCTGTTCTGCATGATCGTGTGGGTTATGACCATCACCCTGTTTGTGAAGACCACGGTCCGCAATATTTCGGCGGGTGTTATTCCGGCGTCGCAGTCGATGCGTGAGAGCGCTCGTGGCTGGTCGTGGTTTGCGATTAGCCTGTGGCTGATCCTGATTTTCGGCATTATTGTGATCCGCTTCTTTGAGGTCATTGTGAATATGATGCGCTAA